Part of the Musa acuminata AAA Group cultivar baxijiao chromosome BXJ2-7, Cavendish_Baxijiao_AAA, whole genome shotgun sequence genome is shown below.
TCGTGAATAATAGTTAATAAGAGATTGTTCGAGTCGATAATGTCGATCGTCGGGAGCAGTAGTCGTCCCCGAGGGGCCCATCGAATTTACTCTCTCCTTGGTCGTCCTCTATGGATGACAAGTCGCAAAAGGTTATTCAGAGCAGTTGTCCATATGAGCAAATGACAAGTGGAGGGCATTGATTACGAAGAGTCCCCTCGGTTGCCCAAGTATAAAAGTCAGCCCCCGACGCTTGCCCAAGGGTCAGACCTCTCTTATTGCAAGTCTTTTCACTTTCACAATCTCACAACACTAACTTGAGAGTTGGAGGGATCAGGTAGAAAAATTTTCCCCAACGTCAACCTTTGTGTAGGACCCTCAAAGAGACCAAAGCTCACATCAGACCACATTGGGAAGCTAGAGACTTCTCCAAAGCCGCCATGGATACATTAGTACTGCATCAACCGAATCGTTAAATCGCCACGAGGATCGTTTGGACAACTTCATGCCTTCGGATTACGATCGAGTCGTGTCGATCCTCACTCCATGGTATCAAGACCACAACAATTCTCTAAAAAAATTATGAGATTTGATCGTAAGGATAAATTGGCTCTCATGACTTTTGGTatttataaaattcttaaaaGGGACCGGTTGGCATAGCCCCCTTACACTAATTATTGTACATGATATATTCCATTTTTTATCCTTCGAAAGTACATTAAAGGCCCGACTCATGTTATTTCATATCAGCCACTAAATTTTACAAATGATGTTACTTTCTTAAGACAGTCGATCAAATGAGTATActgtaaaaaataaaattatgtctCTCGTAAAGGTGTATTGAGAACACCATGCAAATAATAAAATCACATAGGAGGAATGTAATCAATATCCAAATCATTTTCACTAGGGTAAGATCAAATTTAGAAACTAAATTTTGTTACTGGACAAATAGAATGCCATAATAAACTTGATAAAACCCCCTTCCCTTTGCTACACAAATATAAACAGAGGGGTAATGTTCCGATTCGAGAGAATAGGTTAGAGGTGATCTTGCTCTTgctcttatttgatttttatttataatagcaaaatatttgaaaaaaaattagaattattAGTCCATATTTTGGATCCAAATACATGAAATGTATGATTTATTAGCTATTGGAAAgtttattttagattattttactCTCTTTATCGGATGGACGTACATTCATTTCATAAAGTttgatctaaattttttttaagaattgtAAAAGAAATTTTAATTCAGGTTTATTGATTTGTTAAGAtttttaattcatgaaaaattaatttagaaccttattaattatatttctatTATGGTTATTTAACATGTATCTTTGGAACTTTATTTGACTAATCGATGATTTTTGAGTGATTAGAATTattattttagaatttttaaaGCATGGGTATTGATAGCGAAAGAAATGCAACAAAAACAGCAATTCAACCTATCAAAATTGGCATTAATAGACAGACAAAGGATGCATTTAGAATAAGAAGAAGCTCTATAATAGAGAGATGTCCCAAACGACGGGGAATCATAGGGACCATTCATACCGCTCTAGTCTTCTGCTTCTGttcagagagagacagagagaaagagagagagagagagagagagagagagagagagagatggaccaGAGCAGTGCCGCGAAGCCCATCAGATGCAGAGGTAAATCGATTGGCTCTGACCTCTACCTGTCTTTTCCTCGAACGCTCACTTCCAAACACCCCGGTGGCAGCTGCGGTGTGCAGAGCCGGCGGGGAGCCGCTCCAGATCGAGGATGTGGTGGTGGCGCCGCCCAGAGCCTACGAAGTCCGCATCAAGATCATCTGCACCTCCCTCTGCCACAGCGACGTCACCATCTGGAGCATCAAGGTAAGCCCCATCCCTTGCGTGCCTGCATCGTCCTTCTCCTCACCTTCGTCTGCTCTCGTCGCCGCAGGATCCCGCCGGCTTCCCCAGAATTTTCGGCCATGAAGCCGTCGGGTAAGCGCTTGGTTCCATTTGATATCGACTCATCGGGCGGCGGACGCAGGACGTGCTGGATTGATTTGTCTGTCGATGCCCGGTTCAGGGTGGTGGAGAGCGTGGGGGAGCACGTGGAGGAGGTCAGCGTGGGCGACATGGTGCTGTCGTGCTTCCTGGCGCACTGCGGCGATTGCGTCGACTGCCGGTCGGTGCGGAGCAACGTGTGCTCGGCGGTGCCGCTCGGACTCCAGGAGGGGGTGATGCCGCGGGACGGCACCTCCCGGTTCACCGACGCCTCCGGGGCGCCGGTGCAGCACTTCCTCAACGTCTCCAGCTTCAGCGAGTACACCGTCGTGGACGTCACCCACGTCGTCAAGGTGGCTGCCGCCATGCCGCCCGAGAAGGCCTGCCTCCTCAGCTGCGGCGTCTCCACCGGTAAGCAAATTAATTACCATGATTGGGTGATACAAGCCTGCGAAAGCCACGGTTGACTTCCCTGAATGCAAGTTTCCTTCGTCTACGATTAACGCTCCAAAATCATTATACCGCTAATCAATGTCGATGTCAATCGATTGACGTGCAAACCAAAAGCTCTGTAGCTTGCGAGCAAAACACTATGTTGGATGTTACTTCACATGTCTCGAGTCAGAGATGACAGATGTTCCACTGGATATTTCTACGCAATTGGGTAAATGCTAGTGTCATGAGAGGCACCT
Proteins encoded:
- the LOC135617055 gene encoding alcohol dehydrogenase-like 7, translating into MSQTTGNHRDHSYRSSLLLLFRERQREREREREREREREMDQSSAAKPIRCRAAVCRAGGEPLQIEDVVVAPPRAYEVRIKIICTSLCHSDVTIWSIKDPAGFPRIFGHEAVGVVESVGEHVEEVSVGDMVLSCFLAHCGDCVDCRSVRSNVCSAVPLGLQEGVMPRDGTSRFTDASGAPVQHFLNVSSFSEYTVVDVTHVVKVAAAMPPEKACLLSCGVSTGVGAAWKVAAVEPKSTVAVFGLGSVGLAVAEGARLQGAGRIIGVDLNPDKFEIGKTFGVTDFVNPMDIGERSISEVIKEMTGGGADYCFECIGLASLMSDAFQSCRPGWGKTIILGVEMHFSPVSINPYEILQGKTIMGSLFGGIKAKTDIPILMNRYLNKELHLDEFITHEVGFHDINKAFELLMAGKSLRCIIWMDR